One window of Athalia rosae chromosome 2, iyAthRosa1.1, whole genome shotgun sequence genomic DNA carries:
- the LOC105689059 gene encoding facilitated trehalose transporter Tret1-like codes for MQEYGGSAAETATLNSERLNRDGRKFFQYVTTIIVGLTFLQTGITLGWTSPVLPYLMSEESFISVTSEQSSWIGSLLQIGAMAGATPAGKISDVIGRRPAILMFSILFLVSWSLLIFGNSLWYVYLARFLGGVGSGAISVSATMYIGEIAEPSVRGGLASFFGIFMATGNVLAYGIGAYLSYTSFAISGAALILLFFILSPFLTESPVWLVQQGRYEEAKKPLLILRGTHYDIGAEIALLQEQLTVRKSRNGNSMDLLGTVRGRKALMVASGLMVFQQFSGIDAVVSYTVTIFQLAGSTIDPFTATIMVGLTEVSMAVLGSRIIDRFGRRPLLIISGLGIATCFVSLGYYFRLKSSGDDVSSIGWIPLASLSLYVIAYAIGYGMVPYVMYGELFPVETKGVASSFSVVINWLLAATVTKLFPSMISNVGEAGTFFSFGIMMMLATLFAIVAVPETRGKSLQQIQDELSGEKESIPLRMMNGVQQ; via the exons ATGCAAGAGTATGGTGGATCAGCGGCCGAGACTGCGACACTTAATTCTGAAAGGCTCAATCGAGATGggagaaaattcttccaatATGTCACCACAATTATAG TCGGATTGACCTTTTTGCAAACTGGAATTACGCTGGGATGGACATCGCCTGTTCTACCTTACTTGATGTCAGAAGAATCCTTCATAAGTGTGACCTCGGAGCAAAGTTCTTGGATCGGTTCTTTACTTCAAATTGGCGCAATGGCAGGAGCAACACCAGCTGGAAAAATATCGGACGTTATCGGAAGACGCCCGGCCATTCTGATGTTCAGCATTTTATTCCTAGTATCGTGGTCCCTGCTGATATTTGGCAACAGTTTGTGGTACGTGTACCTGGCGCGGTTTCTCGGGGGTGTTGGAAGCGGTGCAATTTCCGTATCAGCAACAATGTACATCGGTGAAATTGCGGAACCCTCTGTTCGCGGAGGTTTGGCGTCGTTTTTCGGGATTTTCATGGCTACCGGAAATGTCTTAGCTTACGGTATAGGCGCATACTTAAGTTACACGAGTTTCGCAATCAGCGGTGCTGCTTTGATactcctctttttcattttatcaccGTTTTTGACCGAATCACCAGTTTGGTTGGTGCAACAAGGTCGATACGAAGAGGCGAAAAAGCCCCTTTTGATACTCAGAGGTACACATTACGATATCGGAGCTGAGATCGCACTTCTTCAAGAACAATTGACCGTACGTAAATCGCGGAATGGGAATTCCATGGATCTACTCGGAACCGTTCGAGGTCGCAAGGCATTGATGGTTGCTAGCGGTCTCATGGtgtttcaacaattttctgGGATCGATGCTGTCGTCTCTTATACAGTGACTATTTTTCAACTTGCCGGAAGCACCATCGACCCCTTTACCGCCACGATAATGGTCGGTTTAACGGAAGTTTCAATGGCAGTGTTGGGTAGCAGAATCATTGACAGATTTGGTCGTCGTCCGTTGCTCATAATTTCGGGACTTGGAATAGCGACCTGTTTCGTTTCTCTTGGTTACTACTTTCGGCTAAAGAGTTCTGGAGACGACGTTAGCAGCATTGGTTGGATTCCGCTGGCCAGTTTGTCACTTTACGTAATTGCGTATGCTATTGGATATGGAATGGTACCCTATGTGATGTACGGTGAATTATTTCCAGTAGAGACTAAGGGCGTTGCTAGCAGCTTCTCCGTTGTGATAAACTGGTTATTGGCCGCTACGGtaacaaaattatttccatcAATGATTTCGAACGTTGGAGAAGCGGGtaccttcttttctttcgggaTCATGATGATGCTGGCAACTCTTTTCGCTATAGTAGCTGTTCCGGAAACTAGAGGAAAGTCATTGCAACAGATACAGGACGAATTGAGCGGGGAAAAGGAGAGTATACCCTTGAGGATGATGAATGGAGTTCAACAATGA